One segment of Neisseria mucosa DNA contains the following:
- the prfH gene encoding peptide chain release factor H — MKQNTPVIYLQISTAQGPAECRIFARFVLGKLLAEAQAKGIDAELVTETADKHGILSATLKLEGQKAESLAQTWQGTLQWICPSPVRPKHPRKNWYIGVFRLPDMPQTYEMPSENGIEFQTCRSGGKGGQHVNKTESAVRATHKESGISVRVESERSQHANKKLAVMLLAQKLAEHHAGQAGSFAQEQHAQLYQVERGNPKRTFVGTAFKEK; from the coding sequence ATGAAACAGAATACACCAGTGATTTATCTGCAAATTTCCACCGCGCAAGGGCCGGCAGAGTGCCGTATATTTGCCCGTTTCGTCTTGGGCAAGCTGCTTGCCGAAGCCCAAGCAAAAGGCATTGATGCCGAACTTGTTACCGAAACCGCCGATAAGCACGGCATTTTGTCGGCGACGCTCAAGTTGGAAGGGCAGAAAGCCGAAAGCCTAGCGCAAACTTGGCAGGGGACACTCCAATGGATATGCCCCAGCCCTGTCCGTCCGAAACATCCTCGCAAAAATTGGTATATAGGCGTTTTCCGTTTGCCCGATATGCCGCAGACGTATGAAATGCCGTCTGAAAACGGAATCGAGTTTCAAACCTGCCGTTCGGGCGGTAAAGGCGGGCAACACGTCAATAAAACCGAGAGTGCAGTCCGCGCTACCCATAAAGAAAGCGGCATTTCCGTGCGGGTCGAGAGCGAACGCAGCCAGCATGCCAATAAAAAATTGGCGGTAATGTTATTGGCGCAAAAGCTGGCGGAGCATCATGCCGGACAGGCAGGAAGTTTTGCGCAGGAGCAGCACGCGCAACTCTATCAAGTTGAGCGCGGCAATCCGAAAAGAACGTTTGTCGGTACTGCTTTTAAGGAGAAGTAA
- a CDS encoding HlyD family type I secretion periplasmic adaptor subunit — MSRENNVKSKDLHLINDLNAALQKEKHSGQFWVIILFFIFLVVFVIWAYNSPVEEVTRGNGNIIPSSREQVIQSLDPGIVTEIMVKEGDMVEKDQILMKLDDTRSSAVLRESEAKVENLEATVARLKAEAYGAKLSFPDSVGPELRRREIAAYKARRQAMTDAVSGLSQSKAALDREIAITAPMVAEGVVSEVELLRMRRESADLATQISERRNRYKADANNELLQAESELAQSKENVAMRADPVERSQIRAPMRGIVKGIKVTTIGGVVNAGEDIMQIVPVDDKLLVEAYIRPQDIAFIRTGQPALVKVSAYDYSIYGGLEGKVTLVGADTVSNSMQNRANDLKLDPNQVYYRVLVQTENNSLKDKNGKPMPIIPGMVATVDIKTGEKTIFQYLIKPITRMKQALSER, encoded by the coding sequence ATGAGCCGCGAAAACAACGTCAAATCCAAAGACCTACACCTCATCAATGACCTCAACGCCGCCCTTCAAAAAGAAAAACACAGCGGTCAATTTTGGGTCATCATCCTTTTCTTCATTTTCCTGGTTGTCTTCGTTATTTGGGCTTACAACAGCCCGGTCGAAGAAGTGACCCGCGGCAACGGCAATATCATTCCCAGCAGCCGTGAGCAAGTAATCCAAAGCCTCGACCCCGGCATCGTAACCGAAATCATGGTTAAAGAAGGCGATATGGTCGAGAAAGATCAGATTCTGATGAAACTCGACGACACGCGCAGCTCCGCCGTTTTGCGTGAAAGTGAAGCCAAAGTCGAAAACCTCGAAGCCACTGTTGCCCGCTTGAAAGCCGAAGCCTACGGCGCCAAGCTCTCCTTCCCTGACAGCGTGGGTCCCGAGCTTCGCCGTCGCGAAATCGCCGCCTACAAAGCACGCCGTCAAGCCATGACCGACGCCGTCAGCGGCCTTTCCCAAAGCAAGGCCGCGCTTGACCGCGAAATCGCCATTACCGCCCCCATGGTTGCCGAAGGCGTGGTTTCCGAAGTCGAACTCTTAAGAATGCGCCGTGAGTCTGCCGACTTGGCCACCCAAATTTCCGAGCGCCGCAACCGCTACAAAGCCGATGCCAACAACGAACTTTTGCAAGCCGAATCCGAGCTGGCGCAATCCAAAGAAAACGTTGCCATGCGTGCCGACCCGGTTGAACGCTCGCAAATCCGCGCCCCTATGCGCGGCATCGTCAAAGGCATAAAAGTCACCACCATTGGCGGCGTTGTGAACGCAGGCGAAGACATCATGCAAATTGTCCCGGTTGACGACAAACTGCTGGTCGAAGCCTATATCCGTCCGCAAGACATCGCCTTTATCCGCACAGGCCAACCTGCATTGGTTAAAGTCAGCGCATACGACTACTCCATCTACGGCGGCCTGGAAGGCAAAGTTACCCTCGTTGGCGCCGATACCGTCAGCAACTCCATGCAAAACCGTGCCAATGACCTGAAACTCGACCCGAACCAAGTCTATTACCGCGTTCTCGTCCAAACCGAAAACAACTCCCTGAAAGACAAAAACGGCAAACCTATGCCGATTATTCCGGGTATGGTGGCAACGGTGGACATCAAAACCGGCGAAAAAACCATCTTCCAATACCTGATCAAGCCGATTACGCGTATGAAACAAGCGTTAAGCGAACGCTAA
- a CDS encoding type I secretion system permease/ATPase, whose amino-acid sequence MKAIIEHIVLVTRLLGAPVSEAALSAEVVRDKKLKVNYHSLVEVLRSHGFENTLSKRNLEDIPSLAVPVMIILHNEEAAVITQIEGSGQERKYHIRQVDGLEQELSHEQLSGLYLGYCWFIKPKMATDMRSELPEYHLPKAWFWKVIWRFRSYYYQVILATIIINFLALVSSLYVMNVYDRVIPNQAYETLWVLSIGVVLAILFEFAAKMIRGHLTDIAGKKADLIISSALFRRVMALRLADRPASSGSYASNLREFEAVREFMTSASLLTIVDLPFLLLFIFVISMVGGKLALVPLTIIPIVVIVGFVVQRPLSRHINESMKEGSQRSGLAVEAIEGIETLKTNNATSWAQQRWDEYTAKTSASSIKVKDTSNFMVNFAVAMQQLNTVFLVVVGTYLIHADNHAERITMGALIASVILSGRALAPLAQIAGLATRFQQAKLALKGVNDIVTRPIERNPERKYITLDNVQGNITFENVSFKYQADNNSAVEDLRLTIKPGEKVGILGRIGSGKSTMLKLASGLYDTEKGNVTLDGVDMRQLDPNFLRDQVLLLSQSPRLFLGTLRENMDLARTGSYSTDQDLLIALNRFGLDKIIRNHPRGLDMPLGEDGLGLSGGQKQIIALARMTLRNPKVVLLDEPTTSLDQATERMALNAIAQWGRNRTMLLVTHRPQVLQIVNRIIVMDNGKVVMDGPRDLVLQKLMQNEQAKAANVKQQQQAVNAKQQQQAAAPQSAAQ is encoded by the coding sequence ATGAAAGCTATCATTGAACACATCGTTTTAGTGACCCGCCTTTTAGGTGCACCCGTATCCGAAGCCGCTTTGTCCGCCGAAGTCGTACGCGATAAAAAGCTCAAGGTCAACTATCACTCACTGGTCGAAGTCCTGCGCAGCCACGGCTTTGAAAACACCTTGTCCAAACGCAATCTGGAAGACATCCCCTCGCTCGCCGTGCCGGTCATGATTATCCTGCACAACGAAGAGGCCGCGGTTATCACCCAAATCGAAGGTTCCGGCCAAGAGCGCAAATACCATATCCGCCAGGTTGACGGTTTGGAACAGGAACTCAGCCACGAGCAGCTCTCCGGCCTGTATTTGGGCTACTGCTGGTTTATCAAACCCAAAATGGCTACCGATATGCGCTCGGAGCTGCCTGAATACCATTTGCCCAAAGCATGGTTTTGGAAAGTTATTTGGCGTTTCCGCAGCTACTACTACCAAGTCATCTTGGCCACCATCATCATTAACTTCCTTGCGCTCGTCAGCTCCCTGTATGTGATGAATGTGTACGACCGCGTGATTCCCAACCAAGCCTATGAAACCTTATGGGTATTGAGTATCGGCGTGGTCTTGGCGATTTTGTTTGAGTTTGCCGCCAAGATGATCCGCGGCCACTTGACCGATATTGCCGGTAAAAAAGCCGACCTGATCATCAGCTCCGCTTTATTCCGCCGAGTGATGGCATTGCGTCTGGCAGACCGTCCCGCTTCTTCCGGTTCATACGCCAGCAATTTGCGCGAATTTGAAGCCGTGCGCGAGTTCATGACCAGTGCCAGCTTGTTGACCATCGTCGACTTGCCTTTCCTGTTGCTGTTTATCTTCGTAATTTCCATGGTCGGTGGCAAACTGGCACTCGTTCCCCTGACCATCATTCCGATTGTCGTGATTGTCGGTTTTGTCGTACAACGCCCGCTCTCTCGCCACATCAACGAATCGATGAAAGAAGGTTCGCAACGCTCCGGCCTTGCCGTTGAAGCCATCGAAGGCATCGAAACCCTAAAAACCAACAACGCCACATCTTGGGCGCAACAACGCTGGGACGAATACACCGCCAAAACTTCCGCTTCTTCCATCAAAGTCAAAGACACCAGCAACTTCATGGTCAACTTCGCCGTCGCCATGCAGCAGCTCAATACCGTCTTCCTGGTCGTCGTCGGCACCTATCTGATTCATGCCGACAACCATGCGGAACGCATCACCATGGGTGCATTGATTGCCTCCGTGATTCTGTCCGGCCGCGCTTTGGCGCCGTTGGCACAAATCGCCGGTTTGGCCACCCGCTTCCAACAGGCCAAACTTGCCCTCAAAGGCGTAAACGACATCGTTACCCGCCCTATCGAGCGCAATCCGGAACGCAAATACATTACTTTGGACAACGTTCAGGGCAATATTACCTTTGAAAACGTATCGTTCAAATATCAAGCCGACAACAACAGCGCCGTCGAAGATTTGCGCCTGACCATCAAGCCGGGGGAAAAAGTCGGTATTTTGGGACGTATCGGCAGCGGTAAAAGCACCATGCTCAAACTGGCCAGCGGTCTGTACGACACTGAAAAAGGCAACGTTACCCTTGACGGCGTCGATATGCGCCAGCTTGACCCCAACTTCCTGCGCGACCAAGTCCTACTGCTGAGCCAATCGCCACGCCTGTTCCTCGGTACATTGCGCGAAAACATGGACTTAGCGCGTACCGGCAGCTACTCTACCGACCAAGACCTGCTGATTGCGCTCAACCGCTTCGGCCTCGACAAAATCATCCGCAACCATCCGCGCGGTTTGGATATGCCTTTAGGTGAAGACGGCTTGGGCTTGTCCGGCGGTCAAAAACAAATCATCGCCCTGGCGCGCATGACCTTGCGCAATCCGAAAGTCGTCCTGCTGGACGAGCCGACCACCAGCCTGGACCAGGCTACCGAACGTATGGCACTCAATGCCATCGCCCAATGGGGTCGCAACCGCACCATGCTTTTGGTAACCCACCGTCCGCAAGTGCTGCAAATCGTCAACCGCATCATTGTCATGGACAATGGTAAAGTCGTGATGGACGGCCCGCGCGACCTGGTATTGCAAAAACTCATGCAAAACGAACAGGCCAAAGCAGCCAACGTCAAACAACAGCAACAAGCTGTCAACGCCAAACAGCAACAACAAGCCGCCGCCCCTCAATCGGCAGCACAATAA